A genomic region of Gemmata massiliana contains the following coding sequences:
- a CDS encoding protein-glutamate methylesterase/protein-glutamine glutaminase, protein MSVPKIRVFVVDDSALFRRMVTDELSADPALEIAGTAANGKIALTKLAQVKPDVVLLDVEMPELDGLAALREIRKKAPQLPVIMFSALTERGATETLEALSLGATEYFTKPASAGGLEDSLRIIRNELIPEIKAICGTRVQSPPSGVYRSLCQPPPSTKRPLVSPSGTFPALPARVDVVAIAASTGGPNALTALFADLPADLGVPVLIVQHMPPVFTGLLAQRLTAQNPLPIEEGRADEILAPGRAWLAPGDYHMGVERNATGTRLVIDRSAPENSCRPAADVLFRSVARAYGPNVLAVVLTGMGQDGLRGCEAVKTAGGQVVVQDEATSVVWGMPGFVSRAGLADKVVPLPLIAPEIVRRLRVGREAR, encoded by the coding sequence ATGAGCGTGCCCAAGATCCGCGTCTTCGTCGTGGACGATTCCGCCCTGTTCCGGCGCATGGTCACGGACGAACTGTCCGCGGACCCGGCCCTTGAAATCGCGGGCACCGCGGCCAACGGGAAAATCGCGCTCACCAAGCTCGCCCAAGTGAAGCCCGACGTCGTGCTCCTGGACGTCGAGATGCCCGAACTCGACGGCCTTGCGGCGCTGCGCGAGATCCGCAAGAAAGCTCCTCAGCTCCCGGTCATTATGTTCAGCGCGCTCACCGAGCGCGGCGCCACAGAAACTTTGGAAGCGCTTTCGCTGGGCGCCACGGAATACTTCACGAAGCCCGCATCGGCGGGCGGTTTGGAAGACTCGCTCCGCATCATCCGCAATGAGTTAATCCCCGAAATCAAAGCAATTTGCGGCACGCGGGTACAATCGCCGCCGTCGGGTGTGTACCGGTCCCTGTGCCAGCCCCCACCGAGCACCAAGCGCCCCCTGGTCAGCCCGTCCGGAACGTTCCCCGCCCTCCCGGCGCGCGTCGACGTCGTTGCCATCGCTGCTTCGACCGGTGGACCGAACGCACTCACCGCCCTGTTTGCGGACCTGCCGGCGGACCTCGGGGTTCCCGTACTCATCGTCCAGCACATGCCCCCCGTGTTCACGGGGCTGCTGGCCCAGCGTCTGACCGCCCAAAACCCGCTCCCGATCGAAGAGGGGCGCGCTGATGAGATCCTCGCCCCGGGGCGTGCGTGGCTCGCCCCGGGCGACTACCACATGGGTGTGGAACGCAACGCGACCGGTACGCGCCTCGTTATTGACCGCAGCGCGCCCGAAAACTCGTGCCGCCCGGCGGCCGACGTGCTGTTCCGGTCAGTCGCCCGAGCCTACGGGCCAAACGTACTCGCAGTGGTGCTCACGGGAATGGGGCAGGACGGGCTGCGCGGGTGCGAGGCGGTGAAGACCGCCGGTGGGCAGGTCGTGGTTCAAGATGAGGCCACGTCGGTCGTTTGGGGGATGCCGGGATTCGTGTCGCGCGCGGGGCTGGCCGATAAGGTCGTACCGCTCCCCCTGATCGCCCCCGAAATCGTGCGCCGGCTCCGCGTCGGGCGGGAGGCGCGATGA
- the amt gene encoding ammonium transporter — MQVRRLSLALLLFAGCSMMPGLWAPMGGTASAQDEKKSAAKSDLAAVEKSIADLKKAFDATEKELANTKKALGDLKTSSSADAKAAADKVTALKKEIDAATATATTTKKDLDAITAKANALATELAAVKAAGGDPKAAADKLTALEKGAEELKKTAEKGVTDAGNAATAGKERGDTAWMLTSSAFVLFMVPGLALFYGGMVRRKNVLATMMHSMAALAVVGVYWVAIGYALAFGTSVIQIDFLGVEKGGLFGWSWDLVFLKGIEPGAKLPGYDIPVYVHVMFQGMFAIITPALISGAIAERIRFWPFCLFMLLWVTFVYCPLAHMVWAFDWFDSSVLAAKRGGAAIGLLGKMGALDFAGGTVVHIAAGMAGLACCLVLGKRAGYPKQIAHPNSMVLTLLGAGLLWFGWFGFNGGSSVRGDALAGSAFAATQAAAAAAGLGWLLVEWLHKGKPTALGLASGIVAGLVAVTPASGFVYMWGAVLIGLAAAVLCYLAVALKNVLGYDDSLDAFGVHGVGGFVGAILTGVFCSTLVNPAGTDGPFAFSAHRSRLEALKKDDSKLIAEAKAETEKANKAAEEAEAKVKAAPEADKASAEKALTEAKDIATDKAATQAALEKELSDLQALADKQDDKANDGKDKKSGLSQVIIQIKASLFSVGYAFVLSIGLVLLTQAITLGNFKTDARSEAEGLDRTEHGEVGFDFSGATESVTVASAEPRPASVPRGNGRFDVQITGADPKELMAIWSELCKPTDGAPDKDFIAVYPHVTTIRGTTFRCRDGDAEAIAKRLSALFTRHTKKPVTATKV, encoded by the coding sequence ATGCAAGTTCGTCGCCTCTCGTTAGCCCTCCTCCTCTTCGCGGGCTGTAGTATGATGCCCGGTCTGTGGGCACCAATGGGAGGAACTGCCTCCGCCCAAGACGAGAAGAAGTCAGCGGCCAAATCCGATCTGGCGGCTGTCGAAAAGTCGATTGCAGATCTGAAAAAAGCGTTCGATGCCACTGAGAAAGAACTCGCCAACACGAAAAAGGCTCTTGGCGACCTGAAGACCAGTTCGAGCGCAGACGCGAAGGCCGCGGCCGACAAGGTCACCGCGCTCAAGAAGGAGATCGACGCGGCCACGGCGACCGCGACGACCACCAAGAAGGATCTGGACGCTATCACCGCGAAGGCCAACGCTCTGGCGACGGAACTCGCCGCGGTCAAGGCCGCCGGCGGTGACCCGAAGGCCGCGGCCGACAAACTCACCGCACTCGAAAAGGGTGCAGAAGAACTCAAAAAGACCGCCGAAAAGGGCGTGACCGACGCCGGCAACGCCGCGACCGCAGGCAAGGAGCGCGGCGACACGGCCTGGATGCTGACCTCCAGCGCGTTCGTGCTGTTCATGGTGCCGGGCCTGGCACTCTTCTACGGCGGTATGGTGCGTCGTAAGAACGTGCTCGCCACGATGATGCACAGCATGGCGGCCCTGGCGGTGGTGGGCGTGTACTGGGTCGCAATCGGGTACGCGCTCGCGTTCGGCACGTCCGTCATCCAGATCGATTTCTTGGGCGTCGAGAAAGGTGGGTTGTTCGGTTGGAGCTGGGATCTCGTGTTCTTGAAAGGCATCGAACCGGGTGCGAAACTCCCCGGGTACGACATCCCGGTCTACGTCCACGTCATGTTCCAGGGCATGTTCGCCATCATCACCCCGGCGCTCATCAGCGGGGCGATCGCGGAACGCATCCGGTTCTGGCCGTTCTGCCTCTTCATGCTGCTGTGGGTCACGTTCGTGTACTGCCCGCTGGCCCACATGGTTTGGGCGTTCGACTGGTTCGACAGCAGCGTCCTGGCGGCCAAGCGTGGTGGAGCGGCGATCGGGCTCCTCGGGAAGATGGGGGCACTGGACTTCGCCGGCGGAACGGTGGTTCACATCGCCGCAGGTATGGCGGGCTTGGCGTGCTGCCTCGTGCTCGGGAAGCGGGCCGGGTACCCGAAGCAAATTGCCCACCCGAACAGCATGGTGCTGACGCTCCTCGGGGCCGGGTTGCTGTGGTTCGGCTGGTTCGGGTTCAACGGCGGTAGCTCGGTCCGCGGTGACGCTCTGGCCGGATCCGCGTTCGCGGCGACGCAAGCAGCAGCGGCTGCTGCGGGATTGGGCTGGCTGCTCGTCGAATGGCTCCACAAGGGCAAGCCGACCGCGCTGGGCTTGGCGTCCGGGATCGTCGCGGGGTTGGTCGCGGTCACGCCCGCGAGCGGGTTCGTGTACATGTGGGGTGCGGTCCTCATCGGGTTGGCCGCCGCGGTGCTCTGCTACCTCGCGGTCGCACTGAAGAACGTTCTCGGGTACGACGACTCGCTCGACGCCTTCGGCGTCCACGGGGTCGGCGGGTTCGTCGGCGCCATCCTGACCGGGGTGTTCTGCTCCACGCTCGTCAACCCGGCCGGTACCGACGGTCCGTTCGCGTTCTCCGCACACCGCAGCCGCCTGGAAGCACTGAAGAAGGACGACAGCAAACTCATTGCCGAGGCGAAGGCCGAAACCGAGAAGGCGAATAAGGCAGCCGAAGAAGCCGAAGCGAAAGTAAAAGCGGCTCCGGAAGCGGATAAGGCAAGTGCGGAAAAGGCTTTAACCGAGGCGAAGGACATCGCGACCGATAAGGCCGCGACCCAAGCGGCGCTCGAAAAGGAACTCAGCGATCTCCAGGCGCTCGCCGACAAGCAAGACGATAAAGCCAACGACGGAAAGGACAAGAAGTCCGGTCTCTCGCAGGTGATCATTCAGATCAAGGCCTCGCTGTTCTCGGTGGGTTACGCCTTCGTGCTGAGCATCGGTTTGGTGCTGCTCACGCAGGCGATCACGCTCGGTAACTTCAAGACCGACGCGAGGTCGGAAGCCGAGGGTCTCGACCGTACGGAGCACGGCGAAGTCGGGTTCGACTTCAGCGGTGCAACGGAATCGGTCACCGTCGCGTCCGCCGAGCCGCGACCGGCGAGCGTGCCCCGCGGGAACGGGCGCTTCGACGTGCAGATCACCGGTGCCGACCCGAAGGAGCTCATGGCGATCTGGTCCGAACTGTGCAAACCGACCGACGGGGCGCCGGACAAGGACTTCATCGCGGTCTACCCACACGTGACCACGATCCGCGGGACCACGTTCCGCTGCCGCGACGGTGACGCGGAGGCGATCGCGAAGCGCCTGTCGGCGCTGTTCACGCGCCACACGAAGAAGCCCGTTACGGCCACGAAAGTGTGA
- a CDS encoding response regulator — translation MRAMVLDDSRTVRLIIGQILTEMGIEVIEAGNGREGLDQMRATPDLDLVLVDWNMPELNGLEFIKAVRATPAYDPVRLMMVTTETEQEQVVRALDAGANEYVMKPFTKEILVAKLSLLDVFGES, via the coding sequence ATGCGCGCAATGGTTCTCGACGACTCCCGAACGGTCCGCCTCATCATCGGCCAGATCCTCACTGAAATGGGGATCGAGGTGATCGAGGCCGGGAACGGGCGCGAGGGCCTGGACCAGATGCGTGCGACCCCCGATCTGGACCTCGTGCTCGTGGACTGGAACATGCCCGAACTGAACGGGCTGGAGTTCATCAAAGCGGTGCGCGCGACGCCCGCATACGACCCGGTCCGGCTCATGATGGTGACCACGGAGACCGAACAGGAGCAAGTCGTCCGGGCGCTCGACGCGGGGGCCAACGAGTACGTGATGAAGCCCTTTACCAAAGAGATCCTCGTCGCCAAGTTGAGTCTCCTCGATGTCTTCGGGGAGTCATGA
- a CDS encoding outer membrane beta-barrel protein, with amino-acid sequence MNSLILFTALASGQLPDTPPPGVYLPPAQFAGAQPPAAQPVKPMPPAAGMPPAGMPPAGMPPANGNGDAKEEEKKEDDQPPPPEPYALQRILSTTRFGARLEENGITISGWLQGNYSTSTAHRSNQPVTFNDRSDFWQFNQNYLKIEKTVDTSKSEFQLGFRTDWILPGTDARYSISRGLLSNQNGVGAPGAKDAYPVDLFQAYVDAFFPNIGPKGTTLRVGKFATHIGYELVQGAETPFLQRAYLFQYNPFTHTGAWAITPLNDTWTVSNGIVMGADNFFGTAQPTYIGQLKWAPKEGKTTALLNVMATDPRFSSSGSYPFYNVYNFQVSHNFTDKLTYVFDSSFSHIDGAPLPSGEQGSATWYGAANYLLYKHTDQVTSNFRVELFEDTKGFRTGSKGLYTEVTYGLAYSPTRSVILRPTVRYDHNNTSRPFDGSSNLFTAAMDVIIRY; translated from the coding sequence ATGAATTCGCTCATTCTGTTTACGGCCCTCGCCAGTGGTCAACTGCCAGATACTCCCCCGCCCGGTGTTTACCTGCCGCCGGCTCAGTTCGCCGGGGCGCAACCGCCGGCCGCTCAGCCCGTGAAACCGATGCCCCCCGCTGCTGGCATGCCCCCCGCCGGGATGCCTCCGGCCGGTATGCCGCCCGCGAACGGCAACGGCGATGCCAAGGAAGAAGAGAAGAAGGAAGACGACCAGCCGCCGCCCCCGGAACCCTACGCGCTGCAGCGCATCCTCTCGACCACCCGGTTCGGTGCCCGTCTCGAAGAGAACGGGATCACGATCTCCGGTTGGTTGCAGGGCAACTACTCGACCAGCACCGCCCACCGGAGCAACCAGCCGGTGACGTTCAACGACCGCTCGGACTTCTGGCAGTTCAACCAGAACTACCTGAAGATCGAGAAGACCGTTGATACGAGCAAGAGCGAGTTCCAGTTGGGTTTCCGCACGGACTGGATCCTGCCGGGTACCGACGCTCGGTACTCGATCTCCCGCGGTCTGCTCTCGAACCAGAACGGGGTCGGTGCCCCGGGCGCGAAGGACGCCTACCCGGTCGACCTGTTCCAGGCCTACGTCGATGCGTTCTTCCCGAACATCGGGCCGAAGGGTACCACCCTCCGCGTCGGTAAGTTCGCCACCCACATCGGGTACGAACTCGTTCAGGGCGCCGAAACGCCGTTCCTGCAACGCGCTTACCTGTTCCAGTACAACCCGTTTACTCACACCGGTGCGTGGGCGATCACCCCGCTCAACGACACCTGGACCGTGAGCAACGGTATCGTGATGGGGGCGGATAACTTCTTCGGTACCGCGCAACCGACCTATATCGGCCAGTTGAAGTGGGCGCCGAAGGAAGGGAAGACCACCGCGTTGTTGAACGTGATGGCGACCGACCCGCGGTTCTCGTCCAGTGGCTCGTACCCGTTCTACAACGTGTACAACTTCCAGGTGTCCCACAACTTCACCGACAAGCTGACCTACGTGTTCGATTCCTCGTTCTCGCACATCGACGGCGCCCCGCTGCCGAGCGGCGAGCAGGGGTCGGCGACCTGGTACGGGGCCGCGAACTACCTCCTCTACAAGCACACGGACCAGGTGACGAGCAACTTCCGCGTGGAACTGTTCGAGGACACCAAGGGGTTCCGCACCGGGTCGAAGGGCCTGTACACCGAGGTGACCTACGGCCTCGCGTACTCGCCGACGCGGTCGGTGATCCTCCGCCCGACGGTCCGCTACGACCACAACAACACGAGCCGCCCGTTCGACGGCAGCTCGAACCTGTTCACCGCGGCGATGGACGTCATCATCCGCTACTGA
- a CDS encoding P-II family nitrogen regulator: MKLIVAIIRPEKLEDVQKALAERDVYLMTVSDVRGCGRQRGYTEVYRTTEVQIRLIPKLKLEIAVNEAFVEATVEAIIHAARTGDTGTIGDGKIFVLSLEDCVRIRTGERGSEAIGP, encoded by the coding sequence ATGAAACTCATTGTTGCGATCATCCGCCCGGAAAAGCTCGAAGACGTGCAGAAGGCGCTCGCGGAGCGCGACGTGTACCTGATGACCGTGAGCGATGTCCGCGGGTGCGGCCGGCAGCGCGGGTACACCGAAGTGTACCGGACCACGGAAGTGCAGATCCGGCTCATCCCGAAGCTGAAGCTGGAAATCGCGGTCAACGAGGCGTTCGTCGAGGCCACGGTGGAGGCCATCATCCACGCGGCCCGTACCGGCGACACGGGGACCATCGGCGACGGGAAGATTTTCGTGCTTTCGCTCGAAGACTGCGTTCGCATCCGGACCGGTGAGCGCGGGTCCGAGGCGATCGGCCCGTGA
- a CDS encoding antibiotic biosynthesis monooxygenase family protein — translation MNVPEPPYYAIIFTSRRRVQPGDGYGETADRMEELAAQQPGFLGVESARGADGLGITVSYWATLADVRAWGRHAEHLLAQKFGREKWYQWFALRVSRVEHATEFTHSEDASAPHEA, via the coding sequence ATCAACGTGCCCGAGCCACCGTATTACGCGATCATCTTCACGTCGCGCCGCAGAGTCCAACCGGGCGACGGGTATGGCGAAACCGCGGACCGCATGGAGGAACTCGCGGCACAACAGCCCGGGTTCCTGGGAGTCGAGTCCGCACGCGGCGCCGACGGACTCGGAATCACGGTCTCGTACTGGGCCACCCTCGCCGACGTCCGCGCGTGGGGCCGCCACGCGGAGCACCTGCTAGCCCAGAAGTTCGGCCGCGAGAAGTGGTACCAGTGGTTCGCGCTGCGGGTGAGCCGCGTCGAACACGCGACCGAGTTCACCCACTCGGAAGATGCTTCGGCGCCGCACGAGGCGTGA
- a CDS encoding chemotaxis protein CheA: protein MNDIIREFLVESHESLAQLDLDLVTLEREPGERETLARVFRIIHTVKGTAGFLGLMKLQAVSHAGETLLIKVRSGALTFNAEIATALLGVVDAIRKILAALEATETEGEGDYSAAIQALDRLLPVAQARSPLLPPPAVREAPPVPIVPVVLPAPPPPPPVAVVPPPPPPPPPPATEVPSEPVKPPPAPRPKQPAPETSEGHGSAVSGSNIRVDVGLLDKLMTLVGELVLARNQIVQYSNGHEDSGLQGAVQRLNALTTELQAGVMKTRMQPIENVWAKFPRVVRDLAVACGKQVRLEMDGQETELDRTIIEAIRDPLTHIVRNAVDHGIEAPNIRTERRKSPEGRLLLHALHESGKVVIEIADDGGGIDPQRVRDKAISAKIVTPEVAARMTDAELLNLIFLPGFSTTDRVTHFSGRGVGMDVVRTNIEKIGGTVDVESRPGHGTTVKMKIPLTLAIVPALTVVTGGDRYAIPQANLLELVRLEGDQVRSAIEFVHGARVYRLRGNLLPLVYLARELQVESVPNPNNEVNIVVLQADDRRFGLVVDEIRDTEEIVVKPLQKLLKSLTVFAGATIMDDGRVALILDVMGLAVRANVVRGARERALVDRVAEVTERGGERPMLLLFATPGDGRVAVPLDQVARLEEFEPECIETVGGDVMVQYRGTILPLVHALGVSTPSTGELVQVVVFAGAGERVGLVVERILDIVESPAVNRSKATRPGVLFNAVVHDRITEFLDVDAIIQQARG, encoded by the coding sequence GTGAACGACATCATCCGCGAGTTCCTGGTCGAAAGCCACGAGAGCCTCGCGCAGCTCGACCTCGACCTCGTCACTCTCGAAAGAGAGCCGGGAGAACGGGAGACGCTCGCGCGAGTGTTTCGGATCATTCACACGGTCAAGGGCACTGCCGGGTTCCTCGGATTGATGAAGCTTCAGGCCGTCAGTCACGCCGGTGAAACGCTTCTGATTAAAGTTCGCTCCGGTGCGCTCACGTTCAACGCAGAAATCGCGACCGCGCTGCTGGGTGTCGTGGACGCGATCCGGAAGATCCTTGCGGCCCTCGAAGCGACCGAAACCGAAGGCGAGGGTGATTATTCGGCCGCAATCCAGGCGCTCGATCGACTGCTACCGGTCGCCCAAGCGCGTTCACCGCTGCTGCCTCCACCCGCAGTTCGAGAAGCCCCGCCGGTTCCGATTGTTCCTGTTGTTCTGCCCGCTCCCCCACCTCCGCCTCCCGTTGCGGTCGTTCCTCCACCACCACCTCCGCCCCCTCCCCCAGCCACAGAAGTGCCGAGCGAGCCAGTAAAGCCCCCCCCTGCCCCACGACCAAAGCAACCTGCACCCGAAACATCCGAAGGGCACGGATCGGCCGTGTCCGGCTCTAACATCCGCGTGGACGTCGGTTTACTCGACAAACTCATGACACTCGTGGGCGAACTGGTTCTCGCGCGGAACCAGATCGTGCAGTACAGCAACGGGCACGAGGACTCCGGGCTTCAGGGCGCGGTCCAGCGCCTGAACGCGCTCACGACGGAACTGCAAGCGGGCGTGATGAAAACGCGCATGCAGCCGATCGAGAACGTGTGGGCAAAGTTCCCGCGTGTCGTGCGAGACCTGGCCGTCGCGTGCGGCAAACAGGTCCGGCTCGAAATGGACGGGCAGGAAACGGAACTCGATCGGACCATCATCGAAGCCATCCGCGACCCGCTCACGCACATCGTTCGCAACGCGGTCGACCACGGGATCGAGGCCCCGAACATTCGCACTGAGCGAAGGAAATCGCCCGAGGGTCGGTTGCTCCTTCACGCGCTCCACGAGAGCGGCAAAGTCGTCATTGAGATTGCCGACGACGGCGGCGGGATCGATCCACAGCGCGTGCGCGACAAGGCGATTTCCGCCAAGATCGTGACGCCCGAAGTCGCTGCGCGTATGACGGACGCGGAGTTGCTCAACCTGATCTTCCTGCCGGGGTTCTCGACGACGGACCGGGTGACGCACTTCTCCGGCCGCGGCGTGGGCATGGACGTGGTGCGCACCAACATCGAGAAGATCGGCGGCACAGTCGACGTGGAGAGCCGCCCCGGGCACGGCACCACCGTCAAAATGAAGATCCCGCTCACGCTCGCGATCGTCCCGGCCCTCACCGTTGTTACCGGCGGCGACCGGTACGCGATCCCGCAAGCGAACCTACTCGAACTGGTTCGGCTCGAAGGCGATCAGGTCCGCAGCGCGATCGAATTCGTCCACGGCGCGCGGGTGTACCGGCTCCGCGGGAACCTGCTCCCACTCGTCTATCTCGCGCGGGAACTGCAGGTCGAGTCGGTCCCAAACCCCAACAACGAAGTCAACATCGTCGTCCTCCAGGCCGACGACCGGCGCTTCGGGCTGGTCGTCGACGAGATCCGCGACACCGAAGAGATCGTGGTCAAACCGCTGCAAAAGCTGCTCAAGAGCCTCACGGTGTTTGCCGGCGCGACCATTATGGACGACGGGCGGGTCGCGCTGATTCTCGATGTAATGGGACTGGCAGTGCGCGCGAACGTCGTGCGCGGCGCGCGAGAACGGGCGCTCGTCGACCGAGTCGCAGAAGTCACGGAACGGGGCGGCGAGCGCCCGATGCTCCTTTTATTCGCGACGCCCGGCGACGGGCGCGTGGCGGTCCCATTGGACCAGGTCGCTCGGCTCGAAGAGTTCGAGCCGGAGTGCATCGAAACGGTCGGCGGCGATGTCATGGTGCAGTACCGCGGAACGATCTTACCGCTGGTTCACGCGCTCGGAGTGAGCACACCGAGTACGGGCGAATTGGTTCAGGTGGTGGTGTTCGCGGGGGCGGGCGAGCGCGTCGGGCTCGTCGTCGAGCGCATTCTCGATATCGTCGAAAGTCCGGCCGTAAACCGGTCGAAGGCGACGCGGCCCGGTGTGCTGTTCAACGCCGTGGTCCACGACCGCATCACCGAGTTCCTCGACGTGGACGCGATCATCCAGCAGGCACGGGGATGA
- a CDS encoding chemotaxis protein CheW: MTAPETAVNESHQFCTFYLDGHYFGVDVLGVQEVIRYQEMTRVPLAPPVVRGLINLRGRIVTAIDLRRRLELPDGPLDQCPVNIVIPTTDGAVSLLVDEIGDVLNVAGAPFEPVPETLVSTARELIRGAYQLDERLLLILDTARVIAELN, translated from the coding sequence ATGACAGCGCCGGAGACCGCCGTGAACGAGTCGCACCAGTTCTGCACGTTCTACCTCGATGGCCATTATTTCGGCGTCGACGTGCTGGGGGTGCAAGAGGTAATCCGCTACCAGGAAATGACGCGGGTGCCGCTGGCCCCGCCCGTTGTGCGCGGGCTGATTAACCTGCGCGGGCGGATCGTGACCGCGATCGACCTCCGGCGCCGGTTGGAATTACCGGACGGCCCGCTCGATCAGTGCCCGGTGAACATCGTCATCCCGACCACCGACGGCGCTGTAAGCCTGCTCGTGGACGAAATCGGGGATGTGTTGAACGTCGCGGGGGCGCCCTTCGAGCCGGTACCCGAAACACTGGTGAGCACCGCCCGCGAGCTGATCCGCGGGGCGTACCAGCTCGACGAACGGTTGCTCCTGATTCTCGATACGGCCCGCGTGATCGCCGAACTGAACTAA
- a CDS encoding methyl-accepting chemotaxis protein — MTRSVLALLTNVPIGPRLVGGFVLIALVCAFVGYWGVRSMNKVNALLTNASTNLVPSIYAISKMRAGVLTAQRAERTTLMAIRAKDEGVRLSTVSAKEGAWRNIREGTAEYEALPMTDREKHLWGQLLPRLDEWKRDYEAVETAVRAGDLDRAERIIYSEIPNATRLNELLSELIECQNEQAKAQQDQAVELHTSTQTTLWSISALGVLGAIVLGVVLTVSVTRPLDRAMTVLEAVAKGDLTQRAEIRSRDEVGRVGEALDTAIGTLQTARERDAYYASQIAAFGRVQAVVEFELDGTVANANPNFLQMMGYSLEEVRGHHHSMFVPEVERNSPAYREFWARLARGEYQTGEFRRLGRGGKEIWTRGAYFAILDLNGKPFKVVKYATDVTHLKKIETSLEQTVESLAGSARELTAVSQQMAANAEQTANQANVASGAAEQVSEHIGTVAAGTEEMGASIKEIAKNANDAAKVATTAVKVAEKTNATIAKLGESSTEIGNVVKVITSIAQQTNLLALNATIEAARAGEAGKGFAVVANEVKELAKQTARATEDISRKIEAIQTDTRGAVEAIGQIGKIINQINDIQNSIASAVEQQTATTGEMSRNVSEAAQGSGEIALNITGVAQAARSTTEGANDTKLAADELARMAIGLQQLVAQLKV; from the coding sequence ATGACCCGCTCCGTACTCGCGCTCCTCACGAACGTCCCGATCGGCCCGCGGCTCGTCGGCGGGTTCGTCCTGATCGCCCTGGTTTGCGCGTTCGTCGGCTACTGGGGCGTTCGTTCGATGAATAAGGTGAACGCACTACTGACGAACGCCAGCACCAACCTCGTGCCGTCCATCTACGCGATCTCGAAAATGCGGGCCGGTGTGCTCACCGCCCAGCGCGCCGAACGCACGACCCTGATGGCGATCCGGGCCAAAGACGAAGGGGTGCGGCTCTCGACCGTGTCGGCAAAAGAAGGTGCGTGGCGGAACATCCGCGAGGGCACAGCGGAGTACGAAGCCCTACCAATGACCGACCGCGAGAAGCACCTGTGGGGACAGCTCCTCCCTCGACTCGACGAGTGGAAACGGGACTACGAAGCCGTGGAAACGGCGGTCCGAGCCGGTGACCTGGACCGCGCCGAGCGGATCATTTATTCCGAGATCCCGAACGCGACCCGGCTGAACGAACTACTCAGCGAGTTGATCGAGTGCCAGAACGAGCAAGCTAAGGCACAACAGGACCAGGCCGTTGAGTTACACACGAGCACTCAGACGACGCTGTGGAGCATCAGCGCGCTCGGGGTTCTCGGGGCCATCGTATTAGGCGTGGTGCTCACGGTGTCGGTGACCCGCCCACTCGACCGGGCGATGACGGTTCTCGAAGCCGTTGCCAAGGGCGATCTGACCCAACGGGCCGAGATCCGCTCGCGCGACGAGGTCGGGCGCGTCGGTGAGGCGCTGGACACGGCTATTGGTACGCTCCAGACCGCGCGTGAACGCGATGCCTATTACGCGAGCCAGATCGCGGCCTTCGGGCGCGTTCAGGCAGTCGTCGAGTTCGAGTTGGACGGCACGGTCGCGAACGCCAACCCGAACTTCCTCCAGATGATGGGCTATTCCCTGGAAGAGGTCCGCGGGCACCACCACAGCATGTTCGTGCCCGAAGTCGAGCGCAACAGCCCCGCGTACCGTGAATTTTGGGCGCGCCTGGCGCGCGGCGAGTACCAGACGGGCGAGTTCCGGCGCCTCGGTAGGGGCGGCAAGGAAATCTGGACACGCGGCGCATACTTCGCAATTCTCGACTTGAACGGAAAGCCCTTCAAGGTCGTCAAATACGCTACTGATGTGACGCACCTCAAGAAGATCGAAACCAGTCTGGAACAAACCGTGGAGTCACTGGCCGGTTCCGCCCGCGAACTGACGGCCGTGAGCCAGCAAATGGCGGCGAACGCCGAACAGACCGCGAACCAAGCGAACGTCGCGTCCGGCGCCGCCGAACAAGTGAGCGAGCACATCGGCACCGTCGCGGCGGGTACAGAAGAGATGGGCGCCAGTATCAAGGAAATTGCCAAGAATGCGAACGATGCCGCAAAGGTCGCGACTACGGCAGTCAAAGTCGCCGAGAAGACCAATGCGACCATTGCGAAACTCGGCGAAAGCAGCACAGAAATCGGCAACGTGGTGAAGGTCATCACGTCCATCGCGCAACAAACGAACCTGCTGGCCCTGAACGCGACCATTGAGGCCGCCCGCGCCGGTGAAGCGGGCAAAGGCTTCGCGGTTGTAGCCAACGAGGTGAAGGAACTGGCCAAACAAACCGCGCGGGCAACCGAAGATATCAGCCGCAAGATTGAGGCGATTCAGACCGACACCCGAGGTGCGGTCGAGGCCATCGGCCAGATCGGGAAGATCATTAACCAGATCAACGACATCCAGAACAGTATCGCGTCGGCGGTCGAGCAACAAACGGCCACAACGGGCGAAATGAGCCGCAACGTGTCCGAGGCCGCTCAAGGGAGCGGCGAGATCGCACTGAATATTACGGGCGTCGCCCAAGCCGCACGCAGCACGACCGAAGGCGCAAACGACACGAAACTGGCCGCCGATGAATTGGCCCGCATGGCGATCGGACTCCAACAACTGGTCGCGCAACTCAAGGTGTAA